The Nesterenkonia xinjiangensis genome contains a region encoding:
- a CDS encoding YjiH family protein, whose translation MDRTDATHRTAPTRPRGRWRFFLYSGIGILMFFVPVTLGETTTIPLDHLVSGLQELLGGATAYVALAIILAGTVRPFVTGRWRQSPARTVFALLNILGLATSIMIVTGAGPEFLFAPDLGPFLYEALVIPVGLLVPVGAVFLALLVGYGLMEYLGVLMQPVMRPLWHTPGRSAIDAVASFVGSYSLGLLITNRVYTSGRYTGREAAIIATGFSTVSATFMVVVARTLDLMHLWLWYFFLTLVVTYAVTVIVVRIPPISRIPEEYFPGATPQPEERISSGRLRAAWRASGESLEAAPGVVRNMSRSFLDGLLMAMQILPSIMSIGLIGLILATFTPVFEWLGYLFLPLTWALQLPDPQLAATASALGIAEMFLPATLVAGHESELLRLVIGVVCVSGIIFFSALVPSVLATEIPVKIWQLVVIWVQRVLLTLLFATPLAALIIGVT comes from the coding sequence ATGGACCGCACAGACGCCACGCACCGGACAGCTCCGACCCGGCCACGAGGCCGCTGGAGGTTCTTCCTGTACAGCGGGATCGGGATCCTCATGTTCTTCGTGCCGGTCACCCTCGGCGAGACCACCACGATCCCCCTGGACCACCTCGTCTCCGGGCTGCAGGAGCTGCTCGGAGGCGCCACGGCCTACGTCGCCCTGGCGATCATCCTGGCGGGCACCGTCCGACCCTTCGTGACGGGACGGTGGCGGCAGTCCCCGGCGCGCACGGTGTTCGCACTGCTGAACATCCTCGGACTGGCCACCAGCATCATGATCGTCACCGGCGCCGGACCGGAGTTCCTCTTCGCCCCGGACCTGGGACCTTTCCTCTATGAGGCCCTGGTGATCCCGGTCGGCCTGCTGGTCCCGGTGGGCGCCGTCTTCCTGGCGCTGCTGGTCGGCTACGGGCTGATGGAGTACCTGGGGGTCCTGATGCAGCCGGTGATGCGCCCGCTGTGGCACACCCCGGGCCGATCGGCCATCGACGCGGTCGCCTCCTTCGTGGGCAGCTACTCGCTGGGACTGCTGATCACCAACCGGGTGTACACCTCGGGCCGGTACACCGGACGTGAGGCGGCGATCATCGCCACCGGGTTCTCCACGGTCTCGGCGACCTTCATGGTCGTGGTCGCCCGCACTCTGGACCTGATGCATCTGTGGCTGTGGTACTTCTTCCTGACGCTGGTGGTGACCTATGCGGTGACGGTGATCGTGGTGCGCATACCGCCGATCAGCCGGATCCCCGAGGAATACTTCCCGGGGGCGACCCCGCAGCCGGAGGAGCGGATCAGCTCAGGGCGGCTCCGCGCCGCCTGGCGCGCCTCCGGAGAGTCCCTGGAGGCCGCCCCGGGTGTGGTCCGCAACATGAGCAGGAGTTTCCTCGACGGTCTGCTCATGGCGATGCAGATCCTGCCCTCGATCATGTCGATCGGGCTGATCGGGCTGATTCTGGCCACCTTCACGCCCGTCTTCGAATGGCTCGGCTACCTGTTCCTTCCGCTGACCTGGGCCCTGCAGCTTCCCGACCCGCAGCTGGCCGCCACCGCCTCCGCCCTGGGGATCGCGGAGATGTTCCTTCCCGCCACCCTGGTGGCCGGTCACGAGTCGGAGCTGCTGCGCCTGGTCATCGGCGTGGTCTGCGTCTCGGGCATCATCTTCTTCTCCGCCCTGGTGCCCTCCGTGCTCGCCACCGAGATCCCGGTGAAGATCTGGCAGCTGGTGGTCATCTGGGTGCAGCGGGTGCTGCTGACCCTGCTCTTCGCCACTCCCCTGGCCGCACTGATCATAGGAGTCACATGA
- a CDS encoding allantoate amidohydrolase, with product MTETSSAVNSLMAAIADVGTDPRRGGYSRPVWSPAEKDLRAWFLQEAHARGLDTEEDRNGILWAWWDLPAPARAESLEGSRRGALVTGSHLDSVPGGGAFDGPLGIASALAAVDVLRTREATGTLRRRRALAVAVFPEEEGSRFGVACLGSRLLSGAISTQKALALRDADGVTFGEAARAEGLDPAHMGVDPEALARIGQFVELHVEQGRGLNSPDHLTDGAPALAVGSTILGHGRWRIAFHGQGNHAGTTLMADRSDPMVAASETVLDVRRLARTQPQARATVGRLEPVPGGTNVIASRVDLWMDVRHPDDAVTAGLVEDIWRHAQQAALGEGCTAELTEESFSGTVHFDPQLAATLTESVRRTAPTAPLLPTGAGHDAGVLASAVPTGMIYVRNPSGVSHAPEEHVEDDDATLGVQALADALEELL from the coding sequence ATGACTGAGACCTCATCCGCCGTCAACTCACTGATGGCCGCCATCGCCGACGTCGGCACCGATCCACGTCGCGGAGGCTACAGCCGGCCGGTGTGGTCACCGGCCGAGAAGGACCTGCGCGCCTGGTTCCTGCAGGAGGCCCACGCCCGGGGTCTGGACACCGAGGAGGATCGCAACGGCATCCTCTGGGCATGGTGGGACCTGCCCGCCCCGGCGCGTGCAGAATCCCTGGAGGGCTCGAGGCGGGGCGCCCTGGTGACCGGCTCCCACCTGGACTCGGTCCCCGGCGGGGGCGCCTTCGACGGTCCCCTCGGAATCGCGTCGGCACTGGCCGCCGTGGATGTGCTGCGCACCCGGGAGGCCACCGGCACGCTGCGGCGCCGTCGGGCGCTGGCCGTGGCCGTCTTCCCCGAGGAGGAGGGCTCCCGCTTCGGCGTGGCCTGCCTCGGGTCCCGGCTGCTGAGTGGCGCCATTTCCACGCAGAAGGCCCTGGCGCTGCGCGACGCCGACGGCGTCACCTTCGGCGAGGCGGCCCGCGCCGAAGGGCTGGACCCCGCCCATATGGGAGTCGACCCCGAGGCCCTGGCCCGCATCGGGCAGTTCGTGGAGCTGCACGTGGAGCAGGGACGCGGGCTGAACTCCCCCGACCACCTCACCGACGGCGCTCCCGCCCTCGCGGTGGGCTCCACCATCCTGGGCCATGGCCGCTGGCGGATCGCCTTCCACGGTCAGGGCAACCACGCCGGGACCACTCTGATGGCGGACCGCTCCGACCCGATGGTCGCCGCCTCCGAGACGGTGCTCGATGTCCGCCGGCTGGCCAGGACCCAGCCCCAGGCGCGCGCCACCGTGGGCCGGCTGGAGCCGGTCCCCGGGGGCACCAACGTCATCGCCTCCAGGGTGGACCTGTGGATGGACGTGCGCCACCCCGACGACGCCGTGACGGCGGGCCTGGTCGAAGACATCTGGCGCCACGCCCAGCAGGCCGCGCTCGGCGAAGGCTGCACTGCGGAGCTGACCGAGGAGTCCTTCTCCGGGACCGTGCACTTCGACCCGCAGCTGGCCGCCACGCTGACCGAGTCGGTCCGACGCACCGCCCCCACGGCGCCGCTGCTGCCCACCGGCGCCGGCCACGATGCGGGAGTGCTGGCCTCGGCGGTGCCCACCGGGATGATCTACGTGCGCAACCCCAGTGGCGTCAGCCACGCCCCGGAGGAGCATGTCGAGGATGACGACGCCACCCTCGGCGTCCAGGCTCTCGCCGACGCCCTGGAGGAGCTGCTGTGA
- a CDS encoding formimidoylglutamate deiminase translates to MNIADRTTLTMPGPVNAHSHAFHRLLRGRTHAGPHGAPGDFWRWREEMYRSAESLTPETMERLATAVYAEMAAAGWTAVGEFHYLHHGLDGTPYGAEDDGEHAMERAMARAARTVGLRLVLLDTCYLRGGLSPAGEQLELSPVQRRYADADVGAWASRWGRLRAALAEEDAGAGLVSLGAAVHSLRAVDAAQLAEIAGWAAEHPEVPLHIHLSEQPAENAAVQAAQGMSPTRLLHEHGLLSPRLSAVHATHLSEEDISLLGEARATVVMCPTTEADLGDGIGPARELADAGVVIALGSDQHAVVDPFLEMRALEHGERLRSGERGRFSPAQLRRASSDAGRNSLGLPADAAEAECADDAVVVDCGSARTAGGHPEQLPLSATAADVLSVRVGGEEIAREGRHLQLGDPAELYHALFTDHPELRS, encoded by the coding sequence GTGAACATCGCCGACCGCACCACCCTCACCATGCCCGGGCCGGTCAACGCGCACTCCCATGCCTTCCACCGGCTGCTGCGGGGCCGCACCCACGCCGGCCCGCACGGCGCCCCCGGGGACTTCTGGCGCTGGCGGGAGGAGATGTACCGGTCCGCCGAGTCTCTGACCCCGGAGACCATGGAGCGGCTGGCCACCGCCGTCTATGCGGAGATGGCCGCCGCCGGCTGGACCGCCGTGGGCGAGTTCCACTACCTGCACCACGGTCTCGATGGCACCCCCTACGGGGCCGAGGACGACGGAGAGCACGCCATGGAGCGGGCCATGGCCCGGGCCGCCCGGACCGTGGGCCTGCGCCTGGTCCTGCTGGACACCTGCTACCTGCGCGGTGGGCTCTCCCCTGCCGGGGAGCAGCTGGAGCTCAGCCCTGTGCAGCGTCGCTACGCCGATGCCGACGTCGGCGCCTGGGCCTCGCGCTGGGGACGGCTGCGTGCCGCTCTCGCTGAGGAGGACGCCGGAGCCGGGCTGGTCAGCCTGGGGGCGGCGGTGCACTCCCTGCGTGCCGTGGACGCCGCTCAGCTCGCCGAGATCGCCGGCTGGGCCGCGGAGCACCCCGAGGTGCCGCTGCACATCCACCTCTCGGAGCAGCCGGCGGAGAACGCGGCGGTGCAGGCCGCCCAGGGGATGAGCCCGACACGGCTGCTGCACGAGCACGGGCTGCTCAGTCCGCGGCTTTCCGCGGTCCACGCCACCCATCTCAGCGAGGAGGACATATCCCTGCTCGGGGAGGCTCGGGCCACCGTAGTGATGTGCCCGACCACCGAGGCCGACCTCGGTGACGGCATCGGCCCGGCCCGAGAGCTCGCCGATGCCGGGGTGGTGATCGCCCTCGGTTCGGACCAGCACGCCGTGGTGGATCCCTTCCTGGAGATGCGTGCCCTGGAACACGGCGAGCGGCTGCGCAGCGGCGAGCGCGGACGGTTCAGTCCGGCCCAGCTGCGCCGGGCCTCCTCGGACGCCGGCCGGAACAGCCTCGGACTGCCGGCAGATGCCGCCGAGGCGGAATGCGCTGACGATGCCGTCGTGGTGGACTGCGGCTCAGCCCGCACAGCCGGCGGGCACCCAGAGCAGCTGCCGCTGAGCGCCACCGCCGCGGATGTGCTCTCCGTACGCGTGGGCGGTGAGGAGATCGCCCGTGAAGGCCGGCACCTTCAGCTCGGGGACCCGGCAGAGCTGTACCACGCTCTGTTCACCGACCATCCCGAGCTCAGGAGCTGA
- the hutI gene encoding imidazolonepropionase, translating into MTSTNHSSTVITGIGELTTVDPDHRVLQDAAVAIEDGRIAWIGPTRRAPAADVRWDAGGRAVLPGWVDSHTHLVFAGDRGAEFEARMAGESYSAGGIGVTMAATRAADDAELARLLAARVAEARAGGTTFLETKTGYGLSVDEEVRHARLASEAADVVTFLGAHLVPPGAEADEYLDQVCGPMLQAVKDHVQWADVFCERGAFDEDASRRVLLACREAGLGLRVHGNQLGPGPGVRLAVELGAASVDHVNHLEDADVEALAGSSTVATCLPACDLSTRQPLAPGRRLLDAGAEIALASNCNPGTSYTTAMGFCVATAVLQMKLSLHEAVRAATMGGAQALRVAEEVGSVELGKRADLQVLDAPAAIHLAYRPGMPLTHTVFKDGRPDA; encoded by the coding sequence ATGACCAGCACCAACCACTCCAGCACTGTGATCACCGGCATCGGTGAGCTCACCACCGTCGACCCCGACCACCGAGTGCTCCAGGATGCCGCCGTGGCGATCGAGGACGGCCGGATCGCCTGGATCGGCCCCACGCGTCGGGCACCGGCGGCCGACGTCCGGTGGGACGCCGGCGGCCGTGCCGTGCTGCCCGGCTGGGTGGACTCCCACACGCACCTGGTCTTCGCCGGGGACCGTGGGGCCGAGTTCGAGGCTCGCATGGCCGGGGAGTCCTACAGCGCCGGCGGCATCGGGGTCACCATGGCCGCGACCCGCGCCGCAGACGACGCCGAGCTCGCCAGGCTGCTCGCCGCCCGAGTGGCGGAGGCTCGGGCGGGCGGCACGACCTTCCTGGAGACCAAGACCGGCTATGGGCTCAGCGTGGACGAGGAGGTGCGGCACGCCCGACTGGCCAGCGAGGCCGCCGACGTCGTCACCTTCCTCGGGGCGCATCTGGTGCCGCCGGGCGCGGAGGCCGACGAGTATCTCGACCAGGTGTGCGGCCCCATGCTGCAGGCGGTGAAGGACCATGTGCAGTGGGCCGATGTGTTCTGCGAGCGCGGCGCCTTCGACGAGGACGCCTCCCGGCGGGTGCTCCTGGCCTGCCGAGAGGCCGGGCTCGGGCTGCGCGTGCACGGCAACCAGCTCGGCCCCGGCCCTGGGGTACGGCTGGCCGTGGAGCTGGGCGCGGCCAGCGTGGACCATGTCAACCACCTCGAGGACGCCGACGTCGAGGCTCTTGCCGGCTCCTCCACGGTGGCGACCTGTCTGCCGGCCTGTGATCTCTCCACCCGGCAGCCGCTGGCGCCGGGACGGCGTCTCCTCGATGCCGGAGCGGAGATCGCTCTGGCGTCGAACTGCAACCCGGGCACCAGCTACACCACGGCGATGGGCTTCTGTGTGGCCACCGCTGTGCTGCAGATGAAGCTGAGCCTGCACGAGGCAGTGCGCGCGGCCACGATGGGCGGGGCCCAGGCGCTGCGCGTGGCTGAGGAGGTCGGTTCCGTGGAGCTCGGCAAGCGCGCCGACCTGCAGGTGCTCGACGCCCCGGCGGCGATCCACCTGGCCTACCGGCCGGGGATGCCGCTGACCCACACGGTGTTCAAGGACGGCCGGCCCGACGCCTGA
- a CDS encoding site-specific tyrosine recombinase XerD yields the protein MEQTGDADELRDRHRRLREAVPESPVGREIQDYLTHLRIERGSSANTLASYRRDLLRYGAHLLGEGITAPRQVQEETVAAFLRGLSTGADGGSMLSQRSMARVLAAVRGLHRHWAAEGRSPGDPAAQVSAPKPRQSLPKALTVDQVHRLLEAPDRTTELGLRDRALLEFLYATGVRITEAVSLDVDDLVELREAGTRSRDGLVVVRVTGKGDKQRVVPVGSYAQQAVADYLTAGRPALAEAVARAARRRASSPALFLNQRGGRLSRQSAWTVLRRHAETAGIETEVSPHTLRHSCATHMLEGGAGIRMVQEMLGHASVTTTQIYTKVTAEALQESYASAHPRAL from the coding sequence GTGGAGCAGACCGGCGACGCCGACGAGCTCCGGGACCGTCATCGCCGACTGCGCGAGGCGGTGCCGGAGAGCCCGGTGGGCCGGGAGATCCAGGACTACCTGACGCATCTGCGCATCGAGCGCGGATCCTCCGCCAACACCTTGGCGTCCTACCGACGTGACCTGCTGCGCTATGGCGCGCACCTGCTCGGAGAGGGCATCACCGCCCCGCGCCAGGTCCAGGAGGAGACGGTCGCCGCCTTCCTGCGGGGGCTGAGCACCGGCGCCGACGGCGGCTCCATGCTCTCCCAGCGGTCGATGGCCCGGGTGCTGGCCGCCGTGCGCGGACTGCACCGGCACTGGGCCGCTGAAGGGCGGAGCCCGGGGGACCCCGCGGCGCAGGTCTCGGCCCCCAAGCCCCGACAGTCCCTGCCCAAGGCGCTCACCGTGGATCAGGTGCACCGCCTGCTGGAGGCTCCGGACCGCACCACGGAGCTGGGCCTGCGGGACCGGGCTCTGCTGGAGTTCCTCTACGCCACCGGGGTGCGCATCACCGAGGCCGTCAGCCTCGATGTCGACGACCTCGTGGAGCTGCGCGAGGCCGGCACCCGCTCCCGGGACGGCCTGGTCGTGGTGCGGGTCACGGGCAAGGGGGACAAGCAGCGGGTCGTGCCGGTGGGCAGCTACGCGCAGCAGGCGGTGGCGGACTACCTGACCGCCGGGCGTCCCGCCCTGGCCGAGGCAGTGGCCCGGGCGGCACGACGGCGAGCCTCCTCCCCGGCGCTGTTCCTCAACCAGCGCGGCGGGCGGCTCTCGCGGCAGTCAGCCTGGACGGTGCTGCGCCGCCATGCCGAGACGGCGGGGATCGAGACCGAGGTGTCGCCGCACACGCTGCGCCACTCCTGCGCGACCCATATGCTCGAAGGCGGGGCCGGGATTCGCATGGTCCAGGAGATGCTGGGCCACGCCTCGGTGACGACCACCCAGATCTACACCAAGGTCACCGCGGAGGCGCTCCAGGAGAGCTACGCCTCGGCCCACCCGCGGGCGCTCTGA
- a CDS encoding CTP synthase gives MIALNSVVHRNSSRNQSSPQTPRQIFVTGGVVSSLGKGLTASSLGHLLRARGLSVVMQKLDPYLNVDPGTMNPFQHGEVFVTEDGAETDLDIGHYERFLDENLDGLNNVTTGQIYSAVIERERRGDYLGDTVQVIPHITDEIKRRMRLPAEAEDDREVPDVIITEIGGTVGDIESQPFLEAARQVRQDVGRENVFFLHVSLVPYIGPSQELKTKPTQHSVAALRSLGIQPDGIVLRSDRELPQDVRGKISRMCDVDDDAVITCADAPSIYDIPRILHKQAIDAYVVQKMDLKFKDVDWSKWNRLLDVVHHPDHEVEVALVGKYIDLPDAYLSVTEALRAGGFAHRAKTKIRWVASDLCASEEGAAKALEGVDAICVPGGFGVRGLDGKIGAFRHARERGIPALGLCLGLQTMVMEYARNVAGLSEANSTEFDPDTAYPVIATMAEQKDIVSGDGDLGGTMRLGAYDAVLADGSVVAETYGASAISERHRHRYEVNNAYREQLTEAGLVFSGTSPDGRLVEFVELPRATHPYYVSTQAHPELKSRPTDAHPLFAGLIKAGLDRRG, from the coding sequence CTGATAGCCTTGAACTCCGTGGTGCATCGAAACAGTTCCCGGAACCAGTCCAGTCCCCAGACGCCTCGTCAGATCTTCGTGACCGGGGGTGTTGTCTCCTCTCTCGGCAAGGGGCTCACCGCCTCATCCCTGGGGCATCTGCTCCGGGCACGCGGGCTCTCCGTCGTGATGCAGAAGCTCGATCCCTATCTGAACGTGGATCCGGGCACGATGAATCCCTTCCAGCACGGTGAGGTCTTCGTCACCGAGGACGGTGCCGAGACCGACCTGGACATCGGCCACTACGAGCGTTTCCTCGACGAGAACCTCGACGGCCTCAACAATGTCACCACCGGGCAGATCTACTCTGCGGTGATCGAGCGCGAACGCCGCGGCGACTACCTGGGCGACACCGTCCAGGTCATCCCGCACATCACCGACGAGATCAAGCGCCGCATGCGCCTGCCCGCTGAGGCCGAGGACGACCGCGAGGTCCCAGACGTCATCATCACCGAGATCGGCGGCACCGTCGGTGACATCGAGTCTCAGCCGTTCCTGGAGGCTGCCCGCCAGGTCCGCCAGGACGTGGGCCGGGAGAACGTCTTCTTCCTGCACGTCTCTCTGGTGCCCTACATCGGCCCCAGCCAGGAGCTGAAGACCAAGCCGACCCAGCACTCCGTGGCCGCCCTGCGCAGCCTGGGCATCCAGCCCGACGGCATTGTGCTGCGATCCGACCGTGAGCTGCCCCAGGACGTCCGCGGGAAGATCTCGCGGATGTGCGACGTCGACGACGACGCGGTCATCACCTGTGCAGACGCGCCGAGCATCTACGACATCCCGCGCATCCTGCACAAGCAGGCCATCGACGCCTATGTGGTGCAGAAGATGGACCTGAAGTTCAAAGACGTCGACTGGTCCAAGTGGAACCGCCTGCTCGATGTCGTTCATCACCCAGACCATGAGGTCGAGGTCGCGCTGGTCGGCAAGTACATCGACCTGCCCGATGCCTACCTCTCGGTGACAGAGGCGCTGCGCGCCGGTGGCTTCGCCCACCGGGCCAAGACCAAGATCCGGTGGGTGGCCTCCGACCTGTGCGCCTCCGAGGAGGGCGCGGCGAAGGCGCTGGAGGGCGTGGACGCCATCTGCGTGCCCGGAGGCTTCGGGGTGCGCGGACTCGACGGCAAGATCGGCGCCTTCCGTCACGCTCGTGAGCGCGGCATCCCGGCCCTGGGCCTGTGCCTGGGACTGCAGACCATGGTCATGGAGTACGCGCGCAACGTGGCCGGACTCTCCGAGGCGAACTCCACGGAGTTCGATCCGGATACCGCCTATCCGGTGATCGCCACGATGGCCGAGCAGAAGGACATCGTCTCCGGCGACGGGGATCTGGGCGGCACCATGCGGCTGGGCGCCTACGACGCCGTCCTCGCCGACGGCAGCGTGGTGGCTGAGACCTACGGCGCGTCAGCGATCTCTGAGCGCCACCGGCACCGCTACGAGGTCAACAACGCCTACCGTGAGCAGCTCACCGAGGCGGGCCTGGTGTTCTCCGGGACCTCTCCCGACGGGCGCCTGGTCGAGTTTGTGGAGCTGCCCCGGGCGACCCACCCCTACTACGTCTCCACCCAGGCCCACCCGGAGCTGAAGTCCCGGCCGACCGATGCGCACCCGCTGTTCGCCGGGCTCATCAAGGCCGGGCTGGACCGCCGCGGCTGA
- the recN gene encoding DNA repair protein RecN yields the protein MIEHVTISDLGVIERAELELDPGLNVVTGETGAGKTMVVTALGLLLGSRADASAVRSGAPRAAVDAELRVASDHRSMRLAREAGAWIDDADPDETDAPGSERAGVEKAALLLGRAVSAKGRSRASVSGRSVPISLLGEIGSALVTVHGQTDQLRLKSVAAQRRALDSYAGQEFAALAREYRARFEEYQTRRAELEEITTHERERRLEAEQLQQALEQIDEVDPQPGEDERLKAESLKLENVEALREAARTAQHALSGPDAAETLSEGPHAVELVEASSTALAPVQDQDEELADIAEQIASVSSLLDDAASQLGIYAANLDESGPERLGEVHQRRADLDRLSRLYGPDVDAVLAWAEEARRRLNTLQSDDDRITRLTAEIGQLELALQEQASELRRRRTEAGHRLAEAVGEELAALAMPHARMVVDVTETEELGPHGADVVAMLLAPHAGAEPLPLGKGASGGELSRVMLAIEVVLAAHDSAGTFIFDEVDAGVGGKAAVQIGRRLAMLAEHVQVIVVTHLPQVAAWAQNHIRVYKSSVEDASSAGGFTASDVRALDEEERVSELARMLAGQEDSASARAHAKELLEAAGAG from the coding sequence ATGATCGAGCACGTGACCATCAGCGACCTCGGTGTCATCGAACGTGCCGAGCTCGAGCTGGACCCGGGGCTCAACGTCGTCACCGGTGAGACCGGAGCGGGCAAGACCATGGTCGTGACCGCCCTCGGCCTCCTGCTGGGCTCCCGGGCCGATGCCAGCGCCGTGCGCAGCGGGGCCCCCCGTGCTGCCGTCGACGCCGAGCTGCGGGTCGCCTCCGATCACCGATCCATGCGTCTCGCCCGCGAGGCGGGAGCCTGGATCGACGACGCCGACCCCGACGAGACAGATGCGCCGGGCTCGGAGCGGGCGGGAGTGGAGAAGGCCGCGCTGCTTCTCGGCCGTGCGGTCAGCGCCAAAGGTCGCAGCCGTGCGAGCGTCTCCGGACGGAGCGTGCCCATCTCGCTGCTCGGAGAGATCGGCTCCGCGCTGGTCACCGTCCACGGCCAGACGGACCAGCTGCGTCTGAAGTCCGTGGCCGCGCAGCGGCGGGCGCTGGACAGCTACGCCGGTCAGGAGTTCGCCGCCCTGGCACGGGAGTACCGCGCTCGTTTCGAGGAATACCAGACCCGACGCGCCGAGCTGGAGGAGATCACCACCCATGAGCGCGAGCGCCGGCTCGAGGCCGAGCAGCTCCAGCAGGCGCTCGAGCAGATCGACGAGGTCGACCCGCAGCCCGGTGAGGATGAACGGCTCAAGGCCGAGTCCCTCAAGCTCGAGAACGTCGAGGCTCTCCGGGAGGCGGCACGTACCGCCCAGCACGCGCTCTCCGGCCCGGATGCGGCTGAGACGCTCTCCGAAGGGCCCCATGCGGTCGAACTGGTCGAGGCGTCCTCCACGGCACTGGCCCCCGTGCAGGACCAGGACGAGGAGCTGGCCGACATCGCCGAGCAGATCGCCTCCGTCTCTTCCCTGCTCGACGACGCGGCCTCCCAGCTGGGCATCTACGCGGCGAACCTCGATGAGTCCGGCCCTGAACGGCTGGGCGAGGTGCACCAGCGCCGCGCGGACCTGGACCGGCTGTCCAGACTCTACGGACCCGACGTCGATGCTGTGCTGGCCTGGGCCGAGGAGGCCCGACGCCGGCTGAACACGCTGCAGAGCGACGACGACCGGATCACCCGGCTCACCGCCGAGATCGGCCAGCTCGAGCTGGCCCTCCAGGAGCAGGCCTCCGAGCTGCGCCGCCGGCGGACCGAGGCCGGCCATCGGCTCGCCGAAGCCGTGGGGGAGGAGCTCGCAGCCCTGGCTATGCCGCACGCCCGGATGGTCGTGGACGTCACTGAGACCGAGGAGCTGGGGCCCCACGGGGCCGACGTCGTCGCCATGCTCCTGGCCCCGCACGCCGGCGCCGAGCCGCTGCCGCTGGGCAAGGGGGCCTCCGGCGGTGAGCTCTCCCGGGTGATGCTCGCGATCGAGGTGGTGCTGGCGGCCCACGACTCCGCCGGGACCTTCATCTTCGACGAGGTCGATGCCGGTGTCGGCGGCAAGGCCGCTGTGCAGATCGGCCGCAGGCTCGCGATGCTGGCCGAGCACGTGCAGGTCATCGTGGTGACTCACCTGCCGCAGGTCGCCGCCTGGGCGCAGAACCACATCCGGGTCTACAAGTCCTCCGTGGAGGACGCCTCCTCCGCCGGGGGGTTCACCGCCTCCGACGTCCGCGCGCTGGACGAGGAGGAGCGGGTCAGCGAGCTGGCGCGGATGCTCGCCGGGCAGGAGGACTCGGCCTCCGCACGCGCCCACGCCAAGGAGCTCCTCGAGGCGGCCGGCGCCGGCTGA
- a CDS encoding NAD kinase, protein MTEADRRREILVLAHTGRHDAVDAAATVAERLHQAGLTPVMLARDIESLAQVVGDRLRDVPLAVAGKEVPLSRCEVGMVLGGDGSILRAAELVRGAELPLMGVNLGHVGFLAESERTELDSSVEWVVDQDYTVERRMAIDVQVWHAGEHVGSTWALNEASVEKHSRERMVDLVVEVDGRPISAFGCDGVVMATPTGSTAYAFSAGGPVVWPEVEALVMVPISAHALFARPLVVAPDSVLAVEVLQREDEQGVLWCDGRRSTELPAGSRVEVTRSDEPVLLARVHQTPFSERLVDKFNLPTSGWRGPVDASNTVTTDERPAAHPMGSEMTAGTPGDTQGDAP, encoded by the coding sequence ATGACGGAGGCGGACCGCAGGCGGGAGATCCTGGTACTCGCCCATACCGGGCGCCATGACGCCGTGGACGCCGCCGCGACTGTCGCCGAGAGGCTCCATCAGGCCGGACTGACCCCGGTCATGCTCGCCCGGGACATCGAGTCCCTCGCCCAGGTCGTGGGGGACCGGCTGCGGGACGTCCCCCTCGCCGTCGCAGGAAAAGAGGTCCCGCTGTCCCGATGTGAGGTGGGCATGGTCCTGGGCGGGGACGGTTCCATCCTCCGGGCAGCCGAGCTGGTCCGAGGCGCTGAGCTTCCTCTGATGGGCGTCAACCTGGGCCATGTGGGTTTCCTCGCCGAATCCGAGCGCACCGAGCTGGACTCCTCGGTCGAATGGGTGGTCGATCAGGACTACACGGTGGAGCGCCGGATGGCCATCGATGTGCAGGTCTGGCACGCCGGCGAACATGTCGGCAGCACTTGGGCGCTCAACGAGGCCAGCGTGGAGAAGCACTCCCGGGAACGCATGGTCGACCTCGTCGTGGAGGTCGACGGACGGCCCATCTCCGCCTTCGGCTGTGACGGCGTCGTGATGGCGACCCCCACCGGATCCACCGCCTATGCGTTCTCCGCAGGGGGGCCGGTGGTCTGGCCCGAGGTCGAGGCGCTGGTCATGGTGCCCATCTCCGCCCACGCGCTGTTCGCCCGCCCCCTGGTCGTGGCCCCGGACTCGGTCCTCGCCGTCGAGGTCCTTCAGCGTGAGGACGAACAGGGCGTGCTGTGGTGCGACGGCCGTCGCTCCACCGAGCTGCCCGCCGGCTCCCGGGTGGAGGTCACCCGATCGGACGAGCCCGTCCTGCTCGCCCGGGTCCACCAGACGCCGTTCTCCGAGCGGCTCGTGGACAAGTTCAACCTTCCGACCTCAGGCTGGCGCGGCCCGGTGGACGCGAGCAACACCGTCACCACGGACGAACGCCCCGCGGCCCACCCGATGGGTTCAGAGATGACGGCGGGCACTCCGGGAGACACGCAGGGAGACGCCCCATGA